From the genome of Athalia rosae chromosome 3, iyAthRosa1.1, whole genome shotgun sequence:
TGCTTCCTGGTATAATGTAGTCTGGTGGGGTGCAGTCAACAGAGTCAGGtcgggctttttttttctccataataTCACCGTTTGTAACAACATTGAGGAAGGCCAAGCTGCCGCATTCAACGCCGTTGTAGGCATCACCGGGATCAACTGATTTTAGGAGATCGCGAACGTGCCTGACATGGATACGAGCTTCGCGCATTGTATAGGGTTCCTCGACCACCTTTATCACAGACCCCTCCTTCAACCCTTCGATATTCTTCAGCTCTGCAAAATTATCCAGTGTGTTTCCATCCAACTGAAGAGAGAAGCAAGTCCGATGGCAGGTGTCCTCGCGATCCATGAGGAGCTGATGAATCTCCTGgaaggtaaaaattaaaactgcGTATCAGaacaacgttttttttcaacggcatGACAATGACGTTCAAGCTCACCTGAACAAGTTCCATACTGGAAACTTGAATGTCGAAAGGTTCATTTCCTGGACTGACAATTTTCACGGTGAATCCCATGTCCTGGATAAAGACGACTTCTTGTTCATTACCACcatccttttccttctctccttgtttttcgcttttctcaTCCTTGCTATCATTTTCctgagatttttctttttcgccttCTTTGGTTGCCTCTACTTCACCTTTTTCAACTACGTTCTCATTCAGAGCAGAGGCGCTGCTTTCTCCGTTTTGAATCAAATCTGCAAGAGATATAAAATCCTAAAATTCCACGCGCAAAGTGGTGAAGAgcttatcgatttttttcaaaactttcggAAATCTTTTACACATCACACGTTGCTCTGAAAACCCCCTTATAGAAATCGTCCGTACTCTGCGCTGATTATAAATAAACATCGATGTAAATAGTGCACGCGCGAAATGCCatagttatttttatcaattggTAGATTTTGCAGATcgtattgaaattttctacgaGCTCCTTTGTCGATACAATAAATAATCTTTGCGCCTGTAGGGAATTCTTGCTAGTCAAAAAGTCTAGGCTTTATAGGCGTAAAGAACATGGTGAGGCCGTGGCAGACACAGGTATCCTTATCAAACTCCAAGATAAGAAACGGTGCGAACGTAACAACCAGTCCCAGTGAAAGAACTCCGTGAAAAACCGGACGCTGCATCGCCAACAAAATATAGGGCCAGTTATCACCGTATGAGAGAAGAGgccataataaaaaaaagggaccaGGAAAGAAGGGACAACTTGTTTGTATATCGGActgctatacatatgtattatttcGAACCCTCCAAAAATAATAGCTCATTGGcgcaataaattgaataaagtaTATAAGAAAGTAGAATATTGATATCTGGTTTATCGCTATAGTCATCTATAGTTATTTCCCCCGGAGGATtaaaatctgtaaaattgcATGAGTCGGTAATAAATTGAGTGTTCAAATGGCTCCTCTGGTTGGATATGTGTATTGTGTATAAAATGGATAAGATGGTGAGAAATATCTTTACAAAATGAGCGATAACCGGCTATGTATCATGCGCTATCTATTTTCTGTCACGTTCTTGTTCTCCATCCTTCAGTTTCACAAGTGCAATCAACTCGCTCCCGCGGTGGCAGTCAACGATCTATAACGGGTGCTTTCCGCATACGTCTTCTACAGTCTatggtatatatctataggttTAATTGCATCCCCGACTACTTTAGGCATCTACATCTCCGCAGCAACTCATCTTCCCTCCTAGCTTCTCCTACTACGCCCCTCTTTCCTGTACTTCACCCTTAAAATGGAGCGTTGTTTCGCGGAGTCAAAGAAATTATCTCCAAGTACCTCACAGAATTAGAACACGCATCCTGATTAGTAGCCCGTACACCCTTTcctgctgcaaaaaaaaaaccagtaaCGACATTCGCGGTAACAACGGTGTTTCTTCCTCAGGCAACTTCATAAATTATTCCACAAACCGCAggcgtttttttccttcatataACGTACTTTTCTTACCTCCCAACCCCAGTCGCGATATTTCTGTCTTCCTTTACGAGCTTCGATCGGTGAAACCTTAGGTTTGGGTGACACGAATTTAGCTTCCTTTTTCGTCATGGTCCAAGTGTATGCCCTTGACAAAATGCAGCGCGTTGGATGGGGCAAAGATCTTAAATCTTCTCTTCAAATCTAAGAGCGTTGgattttatgcttttttctctctgtcctACGTTCTTCCACCTTGTACGTCCCGTGCATTTATGTGGCGTGATTAATCAGTCTTTGTAAGGGACAAAGAGACAAATATAGTgggtataaaaaatttgtaccCATCACGGTCCTGCAGAGCATGGCGTCAAGACTATAATCACTTGCATAATTTCATGCTATTTTTCACAGCATGTACGATCGCTACGATActatatgaaaatttctcatttaACCGTGGCTGTCGATAGTTTTGTCAATTCATTCTCTCGACCTTTGTACCTTCTTTTCTTGCCCAAGACCCGACCCGGATATGCCCCCAAAAAGTCAAAAGGTTTATATAATTTACTGTCTATTCTGTCTACTCAATCTCTAATTGTCCTAATAGTGGATAAAAATAGATGATATTCCATAGTATTCCATATGAATCTTCATTCTATAAACATTTATacaggattattttttttgcctaaCGATTAGCTGCCTGTGAGCGCGTTTTGAATCTAAAAGTCAACCCGCAAGTATAATGAAACCAGAAAGTGTGAAGCCCCTTACTTTACACTCCTTCGTTTTCGACTCCACACGGCTCGTGCTTGTCTTCCTAATTATATACTTGGGTCTCTCAGCCTCGCATGGCGGTGATTTTTCCCTTTTGTCATTCTGgacgtttatatacatactcaTCTACCTATATGACACGCATAAGGGATATGCATTTATGTAAATGTACACATATTGCAATATTGCGTGCCGCGCTATGTTgctgtgaattttttcttcatttcgtaCACGTCTTCTCTGCGCCTTTCTCGTATGGTTATCATTGTTTAGTCTTTTCATTTCGCACCACGCGAAGAGCGTGTCTTATTTCTACGTTCGTTTACAGCAGCTGCAGTTTGAATTAGTGCACGATACCTAATCGTTAAAATCGATTTAACTGTATCGTAGCTAGGAGAATTGTGAACGGGATATACGAATTTctaaacgacgacgataacaacGAAGAACAACTATTTTGAGAAACAAGAAAGGCTTGGCAACGAATAAAGTTTTGTGCGGGTAAAGTTAACGATTAGATAGCTAATCGATTATGCATACACAAAcggcaataataattaaattcaagGGTCAACGAAAATATGAGGGGTTGTAACGGTTGATAAAACGCGTCGCAAGAGATTACAATATAGACTCGAATAGTTTCTAATCCAAGATAAGAAAATGGTATTATGAATATGTTTTAACACACAGGAGAAATGAATACAATTATACAAAGCCAGTATATTTGTGAGAGACCATATACCGCAGATGTTCAAGCATGCTTCAGTCTAAACCAACGACGATGGGTCTATTGTGATAGACGAAAGAGATAACGAGCACAAGATGTCAATGATCAAACGATTCAATTCATCTGCAATTATCTGTACTAAATCGTTGAATGATAATTCAAAAGGAAATTGGAGCATTGGCACCTAACAACCGTCGTCGACTAGGATATgattatggaatattttttagaCTTACAAACTTATTGTGCGACCGAATGGACAGACGGTAGtcagaaaattcgaaagatacatatatactataataataGAAACGCGTGTTgcggtatacataatatattctATTCCTATATTTAGGTTCTATGTCGACGTCTATTGAACCCCCAGCCTTTATGTCAAAGTGCTGTTCGTCTTTTTATCAGTTATACTCCGTACGACtgttacgtataataatacacgCCGGTTATATTATAATGGTGTTTTCAGGGTAACAGAAACTTTACTTGTGCCAGAGGagataaacgacattttggaCGCAGCGGCTTCTTCACAATTTACGAAACCTCTCCGATAAAGACTCTTGGAATTTTCAGACCAACTCTCGGTAACGACGCAACGCTGCGTTGGACAATCGATTTCTCGTTCTATTCCACAAACAAATTTGTACGATTATTTTGTTGAACAAATCATATTGACGTACATGCTGAATTCGAattaactaacaataagtcaccGGAAACTAGCGCAATTTGTAAGATTCATTGCCAATACAGGTGTCAcgataatgaataaaattcgaataaaacaaaatagcAAGTATTGAATTTTGGGTGGAGGCTTGGATCGAAATAAATTCTATTTGACACTGCGAGATCGGCCGAAGCTTTGAtacgtcgaaatttgaaaagcaaaTGTGTAAAAATAAGAGGAGGTACGCACCGGAATAACAATTAAAAAGCCATTTAAAATGTGTGAATGGTATTAGATGATGCCCAACCGCATTCGAAGTataatgtattatttttttttctaatcatggGCCCGTTTTCTCCAAATAAAAACGACGTTAATTTTTAAGCATCATAGATCGCTCCTGGCCTGCCGTTCAGACAAATAGGTATAGCGAACGAATAAGAGATCCCACGAATATACATTTGTTAGATGAGATGATGCAATTTGGAGGAAGGCGGATCAGTTTAAAGCGGTTCAGCAAAATGAAGGGCGTAGATAAGCGGCAATTGAACAATTTACGAGAAGGTAGGATTGGTAtggtaaaattaaaatgatgGGATGATTATACGGGTTGGGCGCCAGGTTAAAGGGCCTTCgatgattcgaaaatcaaaatatttcgtcTGCAGCGTCGGCTGCTCGACATAGGAGTCACCGCTACGATCGGCGCGCTCACATGACCCCCGCACTGGTTCGTAATTCGAGTTACATAACCACCCGGCTAGTTTGGTGATATAACGTGGTTTAATTGGAAACAATTCATAGGggataatcaaattttcatagcTGATTGAGCTGTGACATGGGTCCTTTCAATCGACAGAATTCAAcctcgaaagaagaagaaactgatTCGAATAGGAAGGCTTTTAGCTCACCCTTTGCGGTCGATTCTTCCTTTCCGTTCCCGTTTACTAAGGGGATCTTTTCCGTCCCGTTATCACCGGTCGTCTCCACCTGCGAGCCAAGACccataattttctaattttccgatcaaacgaACACCACACACCTTTTCTTGAACCAGGACCGCACCaaataagaaattatttttctttacggTGTCCGTCGTCGTACTACTCCACTCGGCCGATGTTGCACGTGCGTTTCGACCAGAGTACAAAGTCTAGTAACGGCTATTGGTTGCTTTTGCTCATTCCCTTACGTACTTTCTCATGAATACTGTGAATCTTATTGGTTCTTACGCCTCGAACTCAATGCCTTTTAATATTAGAATATCAGTGTACTAGAGAAAAAGCGCCCAGCGTGCCAAGCGGGGATCGAAATATGAATTTTGGTATTTTACAGTTTGCACCCTCTCGAGGAACCATCGTCAAGACCCTTGAAACGTAACGCAGATGGCACCAGCGATCGAGGTGTCTTTTTAAGGTGTCTCCAAATTTTAGACCAAATCTGAATAACCGGGAAAACTTCCTGCTGGCTGCGgcgtgaaataatgaaatatttgtatTCGGTGTTTTCTCTGTAaagtttattcaaataatttgctagaaaaaatttgatagtaATATGCCGCATTTTACAAGTCCTAGGGATGCTAAAACggtatgatataatatacaaactTACCTGAAGCAACGATGCTATTGCTTCATGTGAAATCTAATCACTGGTTTACTGTACCAATAGCACAACATGAACGATATCACGTCAGACTTTGCATGCCTGAAAGTATCAGCTTTGTGCAAAGCGTCTCGAGTATCTAAGGATGTCAGGCGTGTCACCATCGGCCCAGACTCAATTTGGGTACCAGATCAGGCTGCTCGAAATGAAAACATCGAGAATGAACCTGACAATAAAATAGTCAAAGAAATCAAGTCTGATCCACATTTATCTAGTCCAAAACCTTCCACTAGGAATGGAATAACATTTTCTATCAAGAAAATCCTCCTGGAGAATGAGCTACAACGGAGGGAAGAAGTCAGGGTAAGCAGCTGTGTCTGGTGATGTAGCTTGTCACTTGATTCAGCTAATTAATGTTTCAGCTAGCAATGCAGCGTCGCCTACAGAGTATGGAGGAATCTGAAAGAGCCCTCCAAAAGCAAATGGCCTTACTTCGTGACTCGATGATAGCTGAGAGAGAACGTCAAGAGAGATTAGAAGAGGATGAACTTGTAAGACTCGAGGCTGAAGAAGAACACCTAGCTCAACAGACAgagaatcgaagaaaacaTGAGCAGCGTTTACATACTCAGAGAATTTTAGaacgtaaagaaaaattagaacgaGAAGCTGaggaacagagaaaaaaaaataaagagagaagagcATTGGTGGAGAAAATGATACCACTACAGGCAAGCTTTCGAGCAGCTTATCAGGACATCAGTTCAGTTTCGAAATCTTGCAAAGACAGAAATGTAGCTGGACCAGCATTTGCTCCTTATAGTGCTAAATTAAAGGAGCTTAGCAAATGCATGGAGGGACTTGTTGAGCATGCCAAGGTAAGATTCTAACGCCAGACTAGTTTTTCATTCAGGTTCGAATTCATGATCCAAGTGTTGTATGACGAATATTATTCTGTTCACTGCAGACTGGTGATTTAACCGAAGAAAATATCGGTACTGCTGAAGTTCTTGTCAAACACAGCGAAGACATCCTGAACGCCTTCAGACATCAAATAGGTTGGTTTCACAGCTGATGGATTTTTCTCTAAGATTTtgtcatcttcatttttcaatttcagaacAAATAAACACTGCTTACGATACAGAGATAGCTCGTAGGGAAGAAGAAATCAGACGCGTCGAGGCACAAAAACAAGTTGCCCAGGAAAGAGTTGTGGAGGCAACGGTTACAGAAGCAAAGGTTGCAGAGGAGAGACTTGCGGAGACTGCTCAATCACAACCTCCCTCTTCTACTGGAGAGGAACCGCAAAAGCTACCACCTGGTAATATTTTTAGCTGCTCTCAAATGGTCGGTATCTTAAAGTtctgatttatattttcagatgATCTTCTTGAGTTTGTGGATAAAGAATCATTGAATTTGTATCTTAATAGTCAGCAGCTTCTGGAGAATTATAAAAACATGATACAATCTTTAATTCAGTCAGATTCGACCAAAAAGTTTCGTTTCGAGTGTCAAAAAGCTATTAATATACCAGTGAATGCAATATCCGGCGTGAGTAGGGAACACTTGTTCGATAAATATGACAAATTGTCTCGTCTGCTTGGTGGGAAACCTCCGACTAATGCGAATCAGCATCCACAAGGCATAGCATTCTGCAAATATACTTTAGCGAAAAAATTTGTGGTAAGTGCGATAAACGTAGTGATTTGAACCATGTCACATATTCCATTTtagaaatttaatatttatcatGAGCTGCATAAATAAcggatccttttttttgtgtaaTAGAGCCAAGGTGAAACGCTGGTTTCTAGTAAGCCGGAAACGGCATTTTCCGTGGCTGCGGTAGCCATTGCTCTCTGGAATGATTACCCTGATTTTGGTGAACTACTTTTGGCCTATTTTCAAAATGCTTGTCCATACTTAGTGCCGATATTCCTTCCCCAGCAACAGAGCCAATCAAACGATGATTATTACAAATCCTTGGGTTATAAATACTCAGAAGACGGCACTGTCGAACGGCAGGATAAATTCTTGAAAAGAATGTCTGGCCTGATGAGATTGTACGCTGCTATGACTATTACTAGTCAGTCTGGCCATGCTTCTAAACCTCACCCACATGGCTTACAAAATGCCTGGAGATGGTTGGCTGCTATCTTAAACATCGGTAGGCATCAAAAATTTGTCTGATCGTTTAATTAAgaaatatcaataaaatcCTTGTCATTTCTACAGAACCACGACCGGACGTGTGCGCAACGCTGATACTTGATATGTTGGAGGTAGCTGGAAGTGCTCTGTGGAAAACTTACCCAAATCAGTTCCCAAAGATGTTGACTTTGCTCGCTGGTCAATATTTTCCTAGGATGCAGACCATCGGTGGTACATGCGGTGGCCCCATGGCACGGCTAGAAcagtttctgaaaaattctttgactGCGGGTTCCATCTCGCCCCCGGAGGGCAAATTACCCCCGTCGTTTTTGATCCCATGAAATACAGATTATTCAGTTAGTCGTACTAGTTATCAGAACTCATTTTAAATTAACATCACAACCAAGTCCACCTGCACGTTCATTAACTTTTGCTCaacgttatttttcaactttgctGATTGGAATCGTTCCATCGCATCCGTTCAACTTTTCCAAGTAATTAAAAGTATTCGAGATTGTTTTTTAGACAACATCAGCGGCATAACCGCCGTGTGTTGAACACTTGACGAGAAAGTCATACGACTTTTGCATCGAtcagataatatttttcttacggGATGATATTTTCAATCCCGGAATAATATTTGTGATTCAAATTACGAGTATAACGATTGCGTTGATCAGGCGAGAGAAAATTCGTAAAACACATTTgtcattcatttttgaaaTAGGAATTTTTTGTAAGTGCCGTTAACAGCcaacaatttttaataaatcgtTAAATGTTTTCTGAACTTGTATCGTGAAACCAGCTCTAtttgtacagatatacatatgtatagatataaaattatcacattagtacgaatgaaattcaaccgtataataatatctacGTAAGATCAAGGATCGTTACTAATAGTAACGAACACTGGTAGGAACTTCTTCGGCTGCATCATCGATTGAGTAGGCGTCAATTGAATTGTTTGTGAAACCAACGACGCCGTactgaaaaaatctttcaagcCATTCTCCATCGTTCCTCAAGTTCAGCAGATATGAAGTTATCTTTTCCCTCAGGTCAGCTGTACCAAAAATAAACATGCATAATACCATTCAGAGAGATAAATGCAAATAAccaataataagaataaaccGAACTTTAGAccacaaaattatttttcaaataatttcaaccaAACCCTCATATCTCCAAGGATGCCCTCTACTCGAATGACGTAATCAACCAACTGGTGACTCGTGCAAGTTACCTCACCAATGACGTAACATCATCTCAATGCGGTAGGCTCGAGATTTTCGCGAGGAATATTTACGTTCTTACACTGGTTCCGAACCACAATCTTCTCAATTCAAACATTATATTTCATCGAACGGAGTTACGCAAGTTCAAGAAATTAAATCTTACCTGGCATTGACTTCTTCACAAAGATTGCATACGGCGGAAGTGGGCCAAGGCTGCTCAGGATGAGCAAGGAACTGACTCCTGGCAGTTTACGACGGTGGCAAGTCAACACAGGAGATTCTACGACCCCAACTTCCGCTTGTCTTCCCGCTACCATCTGCAGAGCTGCTATTTGCGAGCCGGAGTCTATGGTACATAagatacgaagaaaaaaaaactattttttatCACTTGTTACCAACGCCACTGGGACCGCTGCAGATTTCAAGGAGAACTGGTACAGCTTATGTGTTGGCTACTGAGCACTAGATAATACGAAACGACACCCAAACAATCTCATTGAGTCGTTCAACATCTACAAGTACATCTCAATTTGCTTTTTCTGTAATATTTACCCAGAGTGTTTCCGAAAAAGGCAGGGCTTTCCCCTTTCAATCGGAGATCCCCAAGGAGAAGTGATGCCGCTCCTACTCGCTGACGGCGGTCTGGCAGGGCGCATTTATGCCCGCGAAGATCCATTATGTCCTGCAATGAAAAGGATTTTTTTGAGGACgtctaaaatttgaaaaattattcaaatattttcagtatACCTTCACGTACTGTGCGCGATCCGCAGTTACGATAACGTCGACGTAAACGTTACCAGAATTATCATCATTCAATCTGTGTTCAAAGACGAAAGTTACGGGTAGAAGATCGCCATCTTCCCACTGGCTATATGCGGGTAGAATAGCTGGAAAGAATTAAATTCGCATTGATCACTTTGCTTATATTATTCGTAAGGATTTAATATCCTCTTACCCAAATCAGCAACGTCCTTAGCAACCGGTC
Proteins encoded in this window:
- the LOC105691967 gene encoding mRNA export factor Gle1, which translates into the protein MPHFTSPRDAKTHNMNDITSDFACLKVSALCKASRVSKDVRRVTIGPDSIWVPDQAARNENIENEPDNKIVKEIKSDPHLSSPKPSTRNGITFSIKKILLENELQRREEVRLAMQRRLQSMEESERALQKQMALLRDSMIAERERQERLEEDELVRLEAEEEHLAQQTENRRKHEQRLHTQRILERKEKLEREAEEQRKKNKERRALVEKMIPLQASFRAAYQDISSVSKSCKDRNVAGPAFAPYSAKLKELSKCMEGLVEHAKTGDLTEENIGTAEVLVKHSEDILNAFRHQIEQINTAYDTEIARREEEIRRVEAQKQVAQERVVEATVTEAKVAEERLAETAQSQPPSSTGEEPQKLPPDDLLEFVDKESLNLYLNSQQLLENYKNMIQSLIQSDSTKKFRFECQKAINIPVNAISGVSREHLFDKYDKLSRLLGGKPPTNANQHPQGIAFCKYTLAKKFVSQGETLVSSKPETAFSVAAVAIALWNDYPDFGELLLAYFQNACPYLVPIFLPQQQSQSNDDYYKSLGYKYSEDGTVERQDKFLKRMSGLMRLYAAMTITSQSGHASKPHPHGLQNAWRWLAAILNIEPRPDVCATLILDMLEVAGSALWKTYPNQFPKMLTLLAGQYFPRMQTIGGTCGGPMARLEQFLKNSLTAGSISPPEGKLPPSFLIP
- the LOC105691968 gene encoding uncharacterized protein LOC105691968 isoform X2; translated protein: MSFSGKKQVPITKQSSVVSPSESPSSAGAVRKDVKPVMTGIVPPAAVKEKDTLRPQKTEPIIPVEKKIEPVMNKSPEKLHQSLPAVHISAASAIKSTTTSQSQRKLDEHQPVNVAVPRQRAPRPPPDLNVRPLVLASHLVPSLPVGLFELLAEALEASTQLPVSIIYEARNDRPVAKDVADLAILPAYSQWEDGDLLPVTFVFEHRLNDDNSGNVYVDVIVTADRAQYVKDIMDLRGHKCALPDRRQRVGAASLLLGDLRLKGESPAFFGNTLDSGSQIAALQMVAGRQAEVGVVESPVLTCHRRKLPGVSSLLILSSLGPLPPYAIFVKKSMPADLREKITSYLLNLRNDGEWLERFFQYGVVGFTNNSIDAYSIDDAAEEVPTSVRYY
- the LOC105691968 gene encoding uncharacterized protein LOC105691968 isoform X1 — its product is MSFSGKKQVPITKQSSVVSPSESPSSAGAVRKDVKPVMTGIVPPAAVKEKDTLRPQKTEPIIPVEKKIEPVMNKSPEKLHQSLPAVHISAASAIKSTTTSQSQRKLQDEHQPVNVAVPRQRAPRPPPDLNVRPLVLASHLVPSLPVGLFELLAEALEASTQLPVSIIYEARNDRPVAKDVADLAILPAYSQWEDGDLLPVTFVFEHRLNDDNSGNVYVDVIVTADRAQYVKDIMDLRGHKCALPDRRQRVGAASLLLGDLRLKGESPAFFGNTLDSGSQIAALQMVAGRQAEVGVVESPVLTCHRRKLPGVSSLLILSSLGPLPPYAIFVKKSMPADLREKITSYLLNLRNDGEWLERFFQYGVVGFTNNSIDAYSIDDAAEEVPTSVRYY